One part of the Musa acuminata AAA Group cultivar baxijiao chromosome BXJ1-5, Cavendish_Baxijiao_AAA, whole genome shotgun sequence genome encodes these proteins:
- the LOC135673060 gene encoding pentatricopeptide repeat-containing protein At2g34400-like — MLKHKVIPKLKLKLPSPPQMPLPPAPPSNHFPSPAEANPQNHILSLLERCASLRCFKQIHSHVLTLGVHKPNHLLSKLLLLNDLPYSLLLFSRNPRPNDYSFNVMIRALTTIYADYPLALEFYLRMVRSGERPNHYTFPFVLVASANLESLCCGLTAHALIFKLGLDGNDHVQHSLITMYSRCGEVALARQVFDEIGVRDPVSWNSMLSGYAKMGHAGEAVELFRRMRSEGSIVPDEVTLVCVLAACGDLGDSSLGTWLEGLVEEHGLVLDSFLGSALIDMYGKCGDLGSARRIFDGLAKKDLVAWNAMITGYAQNGLSDKAIELFHTMREARVEPDKITIVGVLSACAAVGALELGRSLDAYASGNGLYHNVFVGTALVDMYAKCGNLGRAMEVFDIMPHKNIVSWNAMISALAFNGQGEEAISLFTWMINVNQGFRPNDITFIGVLSACVHSGLLNEGRRWFDVMQSAYGIIPKIEHYSCMVDLLARAGLLEEAWEFTEKMPQKPDAVVLGALLSACRYQKNMEVGERVVKRILELEPSNSGNYVISSKIFANSKRWEDSARIRGLMRERGVTKTPGCSWIEVGKQVHEFHAGDGLRLRAAEIYEMINLLVDEMKMEGYTPLMTE, encoded by the exons ATGCTCAAACACAAAGTAATCCCCAAGCTCAAGCTCAAGCTCCCGTCTCCTCCTCAGATGCCCCTTCCTCCCGCACCTCCCTCGAACCACTTCCCCTCCCCAGCCGAAGCAAACCCTCAAAACCACATCCTATCTCTCCTCGAGCGATGCGCCTCCCTCCGCTGCTTCAAGCAGATACACTCCCACGTGCTCACCCTCGGCGTCCACAAGCCCAACCACCTGCTCTCCAAGCTCCTCCTCCTCAACGACCTCCCCTACTCCCTCCTTCTCTTCTCCCGGAATCCCCGCCCCAACGACTACTCCTTCAACGTCATGATCCGCGCCCTCACCACCATCTACGCCGACTACCCGCTCGCCCTCGAGTTCTACCTCCGGATGGTCCGATCTGGCGAGCGGCCCAACCACTATACCTTCCCCTTCGTCCTCGTCGCCTCCGCCAACCTCGAGTCCTTGTGCTGCGGCCTGACCGCCCATGCGCTGATCTTTAAGCTCGGGCTCGACGGCAATGACCACGTGCAGCATTCCTTGATCACCATGTATTCGAGGTGCGGCGAGGTGGCCCTGGCGCGCCAGGTGTTCGATGAAATTGGCGTGAGGGACCCGGTCTCCTGGAACTCGATGTTGTCTGGGTACGCGAAGATGGGCCACGCGGGGGAGGCGGTGGAGTTGTTTCGGAGGATGAGGTCGGAGGGATCCATCGTGCCGGATGAGGTCACTCTGGTGTGTGTTCTGGCGGCCTGTGGGGACCTGGGGGACTCCAGCTTGGGGACGTGGTTGGAGGGCTTGGTGGAGGAGCATGGGTTGGTGCTGGACTCGTTTCTTGGGTCTGCGTTGATTGATATGTATGGTAAATGTGGAGATCTGGGCTCAGCAAGGAGAATATTTGATGGATTGGCAAAGAAGGACTTGGTTGCGTGGAATGCAATGATCACAGG GTATGCGCAGAATGGTTTGTCAGATAAGGCCATTGAATTATTCCACACCATGAGGGAGGCAAGAGTTGAGCCAGACAAAATCACAATTGTAGGGGTTCTATCAGCATGTGCAGCTGTTGGAGCTCTTGAGCTGGGCAGATCTCTTGATGCATATGCCTCAGGTAATGGGCTGTACCATAACGTATTTGTTGGAACAGCCTTGGTCGACATGTACGCAAAATGTGGAAATCTAGGCCGAGCTATGGAAGTCTTTGATATCATGCCTCATAAGAATATAGTCTCATGGAATGCTATGATCTCTGCACTTGCTTTCAATGGACAAGGAGAAGAAGCTATTTCATTATTTACTTGGATGATAAATGTGAATCAAGGGTTTCGGCCAAATGATATCACATTTATAGGGGTCCTTTCTGCATGTGTGCATTCTGGTTTACTTAATGAAGGTCGGCGCTGGTTTGATGTCATGCAGTCGGCATATGGAATCATTCCAAAGATTGAGCATTACTCTTGCATGGTTGACCTTCTAGCACGAGCTGGGCTTTTAGAAGAAGCATGGGAGTTCACAGAGAAGATGCCACAGAAACCTGATGCGGTTGTCTTAGGAGCTCTGCTTAGTGCTTGTCGATATCAAAAGAATATGGAAGTTGGAGAGAGGGTTGTGAAGAGGATCCTTGAGTTGGAACCTTCAAACTCAGGGAACTATGTTATTTCTTCTAAAATATTTGCAAACTCAAAGAGGTGGGAGGATTCAGCGAGGATAAGAGGGCTAATGAGGGAGAGGGGTGTCACAAAGACTCCTGGTTGCAGTTGGATTGAGGTTGGTAAGCAAGTCCATGAATTCCATGCTGGCGATGGATTGCGTCTGAGAGCTGCAGAGATTTATGAAATGATTAACCTATTAGTTGATGAGATGAAGATGGAAGGCTATACCCCACTGATGACTGAATAG
- the LOC135673064 gene encoding large ribosomal subunit protein P3-like, whose amino-acid sequence MGVFTFVCRSSGGDWSAKQLSGDLEASASSTYGLQRELVQAVLAVDSSGGVQSSFSMVSPSSAVFQVIIGGGGGAFIGGGAPSGGASAGSGGGAPAAAEAPPDEEKKEEKEESDDDMGFSLFD is encoded by the exons ATGGGCGTGTTCACCTTCGTGTGCCGTAGCTCCGGCGGCGATTGGAGCGCGAAGCAGCTCTCTGGTGACCTTGAGGCTTCAGCCTCTTCGACCTACGGCCTCCAGCGAGAGCTCGTGCAGGCGGTGCTCGCGGTCGACTCCTCGGGTGGTGTCCAGTCCTCCTTCTCCATGGTCTCTCCCTCATCGGCCGTCTTCCAG GTTATAATTGGTGGAGGTGGCGGGGCATTTATCGGAGGTGGAGCCCCTTCAGGTGGTGCATCAGCTGGGTCTGGTGGCGGTGCTCCCGCTGCCGCCGAGGCACCTCCCGACgaggagaaaaaggaagaaaaagaggagagCGATGACGACATGGGCTTCTCGCTCTTTGATTAG
- the LOC135673063 gene encoding uncharacterized protein LOC135673063, with the protein MTRAAGGLSRDAMEWRKSFLDLVLVPSSLLLHILYHCWLWRKVRSQPLRTVIGINSAGRRHWVLAIIKDNDKKNILAVQSIRNAIMASTLMATTSILLCSGLAAVISSTYSIKKPLDDALFGAHGEFMVSLKYVTLLLIFLFAFLCYSLSIRFVNQVNFLINTPCCGHEGSPVTPQYVCDLLEKGFFLNTVGNRLFYAALPLLLWIFGPVLVPLSSLAMVPILYNLDTVCEKGKSGFGVEAEETDEANMGV; encoded by the exons atgacgagAGCGGCAGGAGGACTCAGCCGGGATGCCATGGAATGGAGAAAGAGTTTCCTGGATCTTGTTCTTGTTCCATCAAGCCTTCTTCTCCATATCCTGTATCACTGTTGGCTGTGGCGTAAGGTTCGATCACAGCCACTTCGCACGGTAATAGGGATCAACTCCGCCGGGCGTCGCCACTGGGTGCTGGCCATCATTAAA GACAACGACAAGAAGAACATCCTCGCGGTGCAGTCGATAAGGAACGCCATCATGGCCTCCACCCTGATGGCCACCACCTCCATCCTCCTCTGCTCGGGCCTCGCCGCCGTCATCAGCAGCACCTACAGCATCAAAAAGCCTCTCGACGACGCGCTGTTCGGCGCCCACGGGGAGTTCATGGTGTCCCTGAAGTACGTCACGctgctgctcatcttcctcttcgccTTCCTTTGCTACTCCCTCTCCATAAGGTTCGTCAACCAGGTGAACTTCCTCATCAACACTCCTTGCTGCGGCCACGAAGGCTCACCGGTGACCCCGCAATACGTGTGTGATCTCCTGGAGAAGGGCTTCTTCCTCAACACCGTGGGGAACAGGCTGTTCTACGCTGCACTTCCGCTCCTGCTGTGGATATTTGGTCCAGTCCTGGTGCCCTTGTCCTCTCTCGCCATGGTTCCCATACTGTACAACCTTGATACGGTGTGCGAGAAAGGGAAGAGTGGCTTTGGTGTCGAAGCCGAGGAGACGGATGAAGCCAACATGGGAGTGTAA